One window of Candidatus Nitrospira kreftii genomic DNA carries:
- a CDS encoding hypothetical protein (conserved protein of unknown function): MVSREFHLAGGVMVAVLLWYSAAPGEELPLTENVPISEFQNRTEDVNVYNFDAPPQGMFRSIATAEDFEERLGPLRTHEILPIKPTERFRTDVAAIFIVFSLHQHYQAFTVFGRCMPEQVAGVLPGTIISEDAMHIALEDESGYLKLSAPKTSWKPGRYKVEIHAGEQVNEMSLMGTMRFTIVASGK; the protein is encoded by the coding sequence ATGGTGTCCAGAGAGTTTCATCTGGCCGGTGGTGTGATGGTGGCCGTTCTGCTGTGGTACTCAGCCGCGCCTGGCGAAGAGCTCCCCCTCACCGAAAACGTGCCGATCTCGGAGTTTCAAAACCGCACAGAGGACGTCAACGTTTACAATTTCGATGCTCCTCCACAGGGCATGTTTCGCTCAATCGCCACGGCGGAAGACTTTGAGGAGCGCTTGGGGCCTCTTCGAACTCATGAAATCCTGCCGATCAAACCAACCGAACGTTTTCGCACTGATGTGGCCGCCATTTTCATCGTGTTCTCGTTGCATCAACATTATCAAGCCTTCACGGTCTTCGGCCGTTGCATGCCCGAACAGGTGGCCGGTGTCCTGCCCGGGACGATCATCAGCGAAGACGCGATGCATATCGCGTTGGAAGACGAGAGCGGCTATCTGAAATTGTCCGCTCCAAAGACCAGCTGGAAACCGGGACGGTACAAAGTCGAGATCCATGCAGGCGAGCAAGTGAACGAAATGAGCCTCATGGGCACGATGCGTTTCACTATCGTGGCGTCTGGGAAATAG
- a CDS encoding hypothetical protein (conserved protein of unknown function): protein MLQDADALPQLIGEYKPLDQWQTHLNQLFYGLRGDQLRSYYQTFASADFRLAHALAADYYERVTKREKAGSRPPSSSDQLTILELGPGNGNLAACFLSHLKVLDRQRAVYPRVRYVMVDWEQPVLDAALAHPDLAGHRDRVDTTCGSIEEVDGIADGSVDRIFCNELWNDLPTKLLAKHGGDVEEEYIRPNLSETLHAVIQDWSAFVRAFQSKDLDLLKTFPPFLDELVWEKEYRKVEWKDVSYRKTIVEFLQRINQDVVVPVNVGAYATLKEAKRLLAPGAIGFSAFDAGTADMNVLNDPEKPCYGQFGGQYSFMVNFAMVESVAKHLGMNETRLEPQREFVGRSLNTNAITLMELFATHPSAGPKLQSWEQDRLVLKTIKALNETFESPYRRRLEFPLGTNIPPEERETLGAILRALKENGIPDTVAYLTEEELTHAQKDLEDLGYEHEAIKMALSAPPSPIEYCHFSCR from the coding sequence ATGTTGCAAGATGCTGATGCCCTTCCTCAGCTGATCGGAGAATATAAGCCGCTTGATCAGTGGCAAACTCATCTCAACCAGCTCTTTTATGGGCTGCGGGGAGACCAACTCCGATCCTATTATCAGACGTTCGCCTCGGCGGACTTCCGGCTGGCCCATGCGTTGGCGGCCGATTATTACGAGCGCGTGACGAAGCGAGAGAAGGCTGGCAGCCGTCCACCATCGTCCTCTGATCAGTTAACCATACTGGAACTGGGGCCCGGCAACGGCAATCTTGCCGCGTGTTTTCTCAGCCATCTCAAGGTGCTCGATCGACAACGCGCAGTGTATCCTCGTGTGCGGTACGTCATGGTCGATTGGGAACAGCCGGTGTTGGACGCGGCGCTGGCTCATCCTGACCTGGCGGGACATCGAGATCGTGTAGATACCACCTGTGGCTCGATTGAAGAGGTGGATGGAATTGCCGATGGGAGCGTTGATCGAATCTTCTGCAATGAATTGTGGAATGATTTGCCAACAAAGTTGCTGGCCAAACACGGAGGCGACGTCGAGGAAGAGTATATCCGTCCTAACCTCAGCGAAACTCTGCATGCGGTCATCCAAGATTGGTCGGCATTTGTCCGGGCGTTCCAAAGCAAGGACCTCGACTTGCTCAAGACCTTTCCGCCGTTCCTTGACGAGTTGGTATGGGAGAAGGAGTATCGCAAGGTCGAATGGAAAGACGTGTCTTATCGAAAAACCATCGTCGAGTTTCTCCAGCGCATCAATCAAGACGTCGTAGTGCCCGTCAATGTGGGCGCCTATGCGACACTGAAAGAGGCTAAGCGGCTCTTAGCTCCAGGCGCCATTGGATTCAGCGCCTTCGATGCGGGGACCGCCGATATGAACGTGTTGAATGATCCAGAGAAGCCATGTTATGGCCAGTTCGGTGGCCAATACAGCTTCATGGTCAACTTCGCGATGGTCGAATCTGTGGCGAAGCATTTGGGGATGAACGAGACGAGGCTGGAGCCTCAACGGGAGTTCGTGGGACGGTCGCTGAATACGAACGCCATCACCCTCATGGAGCTGTTCGCTACCCATCCTAGTGCAGGCCCCAAGCTCCAATCCTGGGAACAGGATCGACTGGTTCTGAAGACGATCAAGGCGTTGAATGAAACCTTTGAAAGTCCCTATCGTCGTCGGCTCGAATTTCCACTCGGGACGAACATACCACCGGAAGAGCGGGAGACCTTAGGCGCCATCCTGCGAGCGCTGAAAGAGAATGGTATTCCAGATACCGTGGCCTACCTGACCGAGGAAGAGCTTACCCACGCGCAGAAGGATTTAGAAGATCTCGGTTACGAGCACGAGGCCATCAAGATGGCCTTAAGCGCTCCTCCCAGTCCCATCGAATATTGCCACTTCTCCTGCCGGTAA
- a CDS encoding Formate hydrogenlyase transcriptional activator encodes MVSPDIPNEQYRALLKVSESIAAHHDLTKLLRALAQQLPRVLTFSSMELGLHDPGKNVMRLHMLEGSQPMPVASGIECPVEDVPGGWVWQHQQPLVCINLEGETRFPKVMPMIRQEGIRSLCIVPLTTVRRRLGAMGVRNVEAHHYGQVELDFLQLVAKQVAVAVENTMNFERARRAEQEARRQLERERLMLEINNAVVSHLSLRDLLKAISLSLRLVIPHDAALLTLHEPGSNQLRLHALDLHMFGTVPFEEGVLISLHDTPEGQAIASRQSVLVGPLVDLTRFSSPWVRHAVENGVRSGCAVPLITHDRTVGALSVVSANENAFSEADAGLLTLCAKQIAIAVENVLAYQEIATLKDKLNKEKLYLEGEIRSELNFEEIIGESPAIKQVLQQVGIVAPTDSTVLILGETGTGKELLARAIHDRSKRRERTFVKLNCAAIPTGLLESELFGHERGAFTGAIATKVGRFELADGGTLFLDEVGDIPLELQSKLLRVLQEQEFERLGSTRTIKVSVRLLAATNRDLADMVEKKLFRSDLYYRLNVFPLTVPALRDRRQDIPLLVRYFVQQFARRMDKTIDTIPTQTITALSRYNWPGNIRELENLIERAIILTQSTSLYVPLTELKSQAGDEIPSPATLEETERQHILRVLKSTKWVIGGPTGAAAQLGMKRTTLQSKMQRLGIVRPI; translated from the coding sequence ATGGTTTCACCTGATATCCCAAATGAGCAGTACCGCGCCCTCCTGAAAGTTTCTGAATCCATTGCAGCGCACCATGACCTGACCAAGTTACTTCGCGCTCTCGCCCAACAACTCCCGCGAGTACTCACGTTCTCATCCATGGAACTGGGTCTACACGACCCAGGCAAGAATGTCATGCGCCTGCACATGCTGGAAGGCTCGCAACCGATGCCTGTGGCGTCGGGCATTGAATGTCCCGTCGAAGACGTTCCCGGTGGGTGGGTGTGGCAACATCAGCAGCCCTTGGTCTGCATCAACCTCGAGGGAGAGACCCGATTCCCCAAAGTGATGCCGATGATTCGCCAGGAGGGTATCCGGTCACTATGCATCGTCCCTCTCACAACAGTGCGCCGACGGCTTGGTGCGATGGGCGTCAGAAACGTGGAAGCTCATCACTACGGACAGGTGGAGCTCGATTTTCTGCAACTGGTGGCCAAGCAGGTCGCCGTTGCGGTTGAAAACACAATGAACTTCGAACGCGCACGCCGGGCAGAGCAAGAAGCAAGACGCCAGTTGGAGCGCGAGCGCTTGATGCTGGAAATCAACAACGCCGTCGTATCGCACCTCAGTCTCCGCGACCTCCTGAAGGCCATTTCCCTCAGCCTGCGTCTCGTCATTCCCCATGATGCAGCCTTGTTGACACTTCATGAGCCTGGGAGCAATCAGCTTCGCCTTCACGCTCTGGATTTGCACATGTTCGGCACAGTTCCCTTTGAGGAAGGGGTGCTCATCTCGTTACACGATACGCCCGAAGGACAAGCAATCGCGTCACGTCAATCCGTTCTAGTAGGTCCTCTCGTTGATCTCACCCGGTTCTCATCCCCTTGGGTCCGGCACGCGGTTGAGAACGGCGTCAGATCTGGGTGTGCGGTTCCCCTGATCACACACGACCGTACCGTTGGGGCACTGAGCGTCGTAAGTGCGAACGAAAATGCGTTCAGTGAAGCGGATGCCGGGTTGCTCACCCTGTGCGCCAAGCAAATCGCCATCGCGGTCGAGAACGTACTTGCTTATCAAGAAATTGCAACTCTGAAAGACAAATTGAACAAAGAAAAACTCTACCTGGAAGGCGAAATCCGGAGTGAATTGAACTTCGAGGAGATCATCGGCGAGAGTCCCGCGATCAAGCAGGTGCTACAACAAGTTGGCATTGTGGCACCCACTGACTCCACGGTGCTGATTCTTGGTGAGACGGGTACGGGGAAAGAACTGCTCGCCCGTGCCATCCACGACCGAAGCAAACGACGAGAACGGACCTTCGTGAAATTGAATTGTGCGGCAATTCCGACGGGGCTTCTGGAAAGCGAGTTGTTTGGTCATGAGCGGGGAGCCTTTACCGGAGCGATCGCTACCAAGGTAGGCCGGTTCGAGTTGGCAGACGGCGGCACCCTCTTCCTCGACGAGGTGGGGGACATCCCCCTTGAACTGCAGTCCAAGTTGCTTCGTGTGCTGCAGGAGCAGGAGTTTGAGCGGCTTGGCAGTACAAGAACCATCAAGGTCAGCGTGCGGCTGCTCGCGGCCACGAACCGAGACCTCGCAGACATGGTGGAGAAGAAACTCTTTCGGAGCGACCTGTATTATCGGTTGAATGTGTTTCCACTCACCGTGCCGGCGTTGAGAGATCGCCGCCAGGACATTCCTCTTCTGGTTCGGTATTTTGTCCAACAGTTTGCTCGCCGCATGGACAAGACCATCGACACGATTCCCACCCAGACCATCACGGCGTTGTCCCGGTACAACTGGCCGGGTAACATTCGTGAGCTGGAAAACTTGATTGAACGGGCCATCATTCTCACCCAGAGTACGTCACTCTATGTCCCACTGACCGAATTGAAATCGCAGGCTGGAGATGAAATTCCATCTCCCGCGACGTTGGAGGAAACGGAACGGCAACACATCTTGAGAGTCCTCAAATCAACCAAGTGGGTGATCGGCGGTCCAACGGGCGCTGCCGCCCAACTCGGCATGAAACGAACGACCCTCCAGTCCAAGATGCAGCGGCTCGGTATCGTCCGCCCCATTTGA
- a CDS encoding hypothetical protein (conserved protein of unknown function) codes for MELKIPSPEQAYWGLRAMKTVAMADGALNASERHMLESIQRIFGTTHDLEQLAPIMPAELARSFPDQQLRKQLVQGLVIMTLIDGKTGPKETDLVEQFAQALEVDAPEVKNLRHVLKGEILQLRLDLVRRFWLRQKVTEVWNKEGIRGLSKFVRGMMGRYENKELAARYQELKYCPPGSLGRSLWQYWHENGFALPGQKGGAPEQIVFHDCAHVLSGYGTAPEEEVQVACFSAGFQRREPWMFVFFVLLQFHVGIRMTPITKARTGLFDPLKAMIAIRRGAAMNVDLNDGWDYWPVMNEQVEELRRRYNILPIEAFRPNDQCVAAGIL; via the coding sequence ATGGAACTGAAAATACCGAGCCCTGAACAAGCTTACTGGGGATTACGGGCCATGAAGACTGTTGCCATGGCAGACGGGGCGCTCAATGCGTCCGAGCGCCACATGTTGGAATCCATCCAGCGGATCTTCGGCACGACACATGATCTGGAGCAACTTGCTCCAATCATGCCAGCAGAGCTGGCCCGGTCGTTTCCCGATCAGCAGCTCAGGAAACAGCTCGTGCAAGGGTTAGTCATCATGACGCTGATCGATGGAAAGACCGGCCCAAAAGAAACAGATCTCGTCGAACAATTTGCTCAAGCTCTGGAGGTTGATGCCCCTGAGGTGAAGAACCTGCGGCATGTCTTGAAGGGAGAAATTCTCCAGCTTCGCCTCGATCTGGTACGCCGGTTTTGGTTGCGGCAAAAGGTGACCGAAGTCTGGAACAAGGAGGGAATCAGAGGGCTGTCCAAGTTTGTTCGGGGGATGATGGGACGGTATGAGAACAAGGAGTTGGCCGCTCGCTACCAGGAGTTGAAATATTGTCCGCCAGGCTCTTTGGGCCGTTCCCTTTGGCAATATTGGCATGAGAACGGGTTCGCGCTTCCTGGACAAAAGGGCGGGGCGCCCGAGCAAATCGTGTTCCATGATTGTGCACATGTGTTGTCTGGCTATGGGACGGCTCCGGAAGAAGAAGTCCAAGTCGCCTGCTTCAGCGCCGGTTTCCAGCGTCGGGAGCCGTGGATGTTCGTGTTTTTCGTGCTGTTGCAATTTCACGTGGGCATTCGCATGACGCCCATCACCAAGGCACGGACGGGTCTGTTTGATCCGCTGAAGGCCATGATCGCCATTCGCCGAGGGGCTGCGATGAATGTGGACCTGAACGACGGCTGGGACTACTGGCCGGTGATGAATGAACAGGTCGAGGAACTGCGCCGCCGGTACAACATTCTGCCGATAGAGGCCTTCAGGCCGAATGATCAATGTGTCGCCGCGGGCATCTT